The genomic window CTTCAGGAAGGCACAATTACCTTCACGGGAGTCACTGTTGAAACGGCAGGTAAATACACGCTTACTATCCGCTACAAGGCGGGCGATTTCAAGGCAAACTACCTCAAAGTAAACGGAGCGACCGCAGGCACGATTGACTTTGCAGCAACGACCGGATGGGCAGACGTTACAACGGCCGTCACGCTCAAGGCGGGCACAAACACCATCGCCATCGAGAAATACTGGGGATGGATCGATGTGGACTACATCGACATTTCTGCCTACGAATCCGCTCCCTTCAAGCTTTCTGCGACCCCGGTTACCCCGAACGCGACCGAAAGTGCGGTAAAGCTCTACAATTTCTTGCGTGAAAACTTCGGCAAGAAAACAATTAGCGGAATCATGACCGGCGACATGAGCGGCTACACGCAGGGAGCCGACTTCAAGACCCACGACGACGTAAAGTACATCTACACGCGCACGGGCAAGTACCCGGCACTCGTCGGCCTCGACTTCCTGTTCGCAACGGGCCCGAACGCTTCCGGTAGCTGGAACATGGAATACACCGACAAGGCGATTTCTATAGCGAAGGGTCTCTGGAAAGCGGGCGGCATTCCCGCATTCACCTGGCACTGGAAGGATCCCCTCGACAAGAAGGACGCATTCTACATCCAGAGTGCGGCAGGGACCAACGAATATACGGACTTCGACTTCTCTACCGGATTCAAGAGCGGCACCACCGAATGGGACACCGAAAGTGCGGCCTACAAGGGAATTATCGCCGACATTGACCATATTGCCGATTACTTCCTCGAATTGCAAAAAGAAGGCGTTGCAGGCATCTTCCGCCCCCTGCACGAAGCGGGCGGCAAGTGGTTCTGGTGGAGTATCAATTCGGGCAAGCAGTTCGCGGCACTATACCGGCTCGTCTATGACCGCATGGTAAATGTCAAGGGGGTCCGCAACATGGTTTGGGTTTACAACCCCTCCACCGACGACGTGAACGGCTGGGACCCGGGCGACAGCTACTACGACGTGCTCGGCATAGACATCTACAACAGATCAGGCGACAACTCCAGCAACGCGGCAAGCTTTGACGGCCTCAAGGCAAAGAACAAGGGCAAAAAGATACTCGCCCTCACCGAGAACGGACCCATCCCCGACGTAGCCAAGATGCACGAGGACGTCTCGGTATGGAGCTGGTGGATGCCCTGGTACCACACATGGAACAGCAAATTCATCGACCAGACTCCCGACGCTGTATGGAAAAGCAACATGGAGGACGACCGCATTTTGACCCTCGACAAGATGCCTGGCTGGGACAAATACAAGCCCAACCAGGATACCTCTACGACGCGTCTTGCAAAGGTATCGCCATTCTACGGCCCTGCAACAACAATCGGCATCTTTGACATGAATGGCCACTATGTGGGACTCACTACGCAGGGACTTCCGCAGGGGCGCTACATCGTGCGTCAAAGAATCCAGGGACGCAACTTGAATGCGGTATACATCAAAAAATAACTATTGAGTCGGTTTCAACGAATTTTACAGGCGACGCGAAAAAAATGAATACACAACGGGGGTTGGAGTTTATTTTTGGAGCGTCGCTTATTTGAATTGGAGTGTTTATGGGATGTTTTACTTTAAAAATGACGAACACAACCGCAGCTTTTTTGTTATGCGGAATGTGCGCCTCTTACGGGATTACCCCGAACAAGTTGGTTTCTGGCGGTTTGCCGGCTCATACAGGAACCACAACGACAGATTACCTGACGGACGGCTACTTGACCAACTGGAAGAGTAGCAGCGCCAAGGAAATCGCGTTGAACGTGGGCGAAGGCCCCAAAAAGCTCTTGATCAACTGGGAATCGTTCGGCGATTGTGCCTGGGCGACCGATTTCACGAGCGGTTGCGGCCACTCGGGCGTCGCACTCTCGAATTTCAAGATTTTGACTTCGGCGAATTCCACCGACGGTACCGACGGAGACTGGGAAGTGGCCGCCACCATCCAGAACAACCCCGTGATGGCACGTGGCGTAACCATCGACTTTGCGGGCAAATCCTGGTTCAAGATCGTAAGCGAAGGCGATGTGGGCAAGCTTCTTGAAATCGAGGCATTCGACATGAGCGCAGGCGGAACCGACACCTGGTTCTTTATGGGCACAAGCATCAGTCAGATGGGAATCAAGCAACAGGATACCGATTCCACCACGGCGCAGCTCATTCATGCAAAGTTCCCGGAATACACGCCCGCCATGTTGCGCGGCGGCATTGGCTGCATCAACAGCACCGAAGTCGTGGAACACCTAAGCGAATACCTGGAATACGCTGGCAACGTCAAATTCTGGGCAATCGAAATGGGTACCAACGATGCCTGGGGCGGTGGCGATTGGAACCTGAACACCTACGTGAGCAACATGCAGACGATTATCGACTCTGCAAAGGCTCACGGAATCACGCCCGTGATTGCACGAATTATCGCGACCGATTCCGCAAAGGCGGGCTGGCAAATCAATCCGGCATTTTTGGAGGCTGTCGACAAATTCGTCGAAGATAACGACCTGCCGCAGGGTCCTGATTTCTACAGTTACTTTAAGGAACATCCCGAATTGTTGGCGAGCGACGGTGTACACCCGAATGGCGACACGAAGGGCGGGCAAGCCATGCACCACTTGTGGGCAGAAGCACTGGCGCCCTTGTACGCTGTAGGTGACACTGCCGCCAAAACGCCAGACTCCTCCACGACTTTAAAGATGTCAGGCACGTTTATGGTCCCCCGAATTTACGCGCAAGGCAAGAATATCTTCGTTGAGGGCAACTTACTAAATGTAACCTCCGTAACCCTTGTTTCTGCAACGGGGCAACTCATTTCCCAAAAGGCCCTTTCTAAGAATTACGGACAAGTACAATTTGAAAACATCCCGACGGGCCAGTACATAGCCATCATCCGAGGCCAAAACGCAGTCCAGACAAGTACCGTACAGGTAAAGTAAAAACACAAATCTTCTTAAACCAAACAAAGAGGCACCCCGAACGGAGTGCTTCTTTTTTTTGAAACGCAAACATTGGTGTTGACACAATTGTCCACAGTAAAAGAATAAATAACGCCTTTTCCTTTTAGTTTAAGTTTATATTAAAACCGGTTAAGGATGTAGACTCGATGGGGGTGCGCATGCACAAGTTTTCCTCGGGTGTTATAGCGGTTACTTTTATCGCCGGGATGTTTGGAGGTTGCTCGGAATCGCCCGAAAGTGGGTTAACTCCCCCCACCGAGGGCGATTCCTCAGCAACGAATTTTCCGGATTCGTCAAACGCTGATTCTCCTCAGGAAATCAGCTCCGAAACCGCTTTCAGCGCAGCCGATACCCATTCTTCGAGCGGACTCACTGAAACAAGTTCATCGGACGTCTTTTTTGTTAGCTCCTCCTCGTCTGGTGAACTTGCTGTCCCTCCAGGTTCATCAAGCGGAACCGGATTTTCATATATTGCACCTGCAAATTTTTCCGACACTGTAAACGGCGTCTTATTTGACATGATTC from Fibrobacter sp. UWT2 includes these protein-coding regions:
- a CDS encoding glycosyl hydrolase; its protein translation is MFKRYTVAILAATLATTAFATKYEAESATVSSEAKIVNSSGVSGTGYASLQEGTITFTGVTVETAGKYTLTIRYKAGDFKANYLKVNGATAGTIDFAATTGWADVTTAVTLKAGTNTIAIEKYWGWIDVDYIDISAYESAPFKLSATPVTPNATESAVKLYNFLRENFGKKTISGIMTGDMSGYTQGADFKTHDDVKYIYTRTGKYPALVGLDFLFATGPNASGSWNMEYTDKAISIAKGLWKAGGIPAFTWHWKDPLDKKDAFYIQSAAGTNEYTDFDFSTGFKSGTTEWDTESAAYKGIIADIDHIADYFLELQKEGVAGIFRPLHEAGGKWFWWSINSGKQFAALYRLVYDRMVNVKGVRNMVWVYNPSTDDVNGWDPGDSYYDVLGIDIYNRSGDNSSNAASFDGLKAKNKGKKILALTENGPIPDVAKMHEDVSVWSWWMPWYHTWNSKFIDQTPDAVWKSNMEDDRILTLDKMPGWDKYKPNQDTSTTRLAKVSPFYGPATTIGIFDMNGHYVGLTTQGLPQGRYIVRQRIQGRNLNAVYIKK